Proteins from a genomic interval of Nostoc sp. KVJ3:
- a CDS encoding ATP-dependent DNA helicase translates to MFLKPEGVLFFGEVKPTAIAALSGSINGISEAMMIQTLPTFAATSSFPFQLTQQQQKALDAMWTFIQPTVMAALFLLVGYAGTGKSTIVFQLVKVLVAAGKRVVLTAPTNKAVGVLQRMAAENGVTGVEFFTIHQLLGLGMVTRGKEKVLDQTGPSYINLFDVVFIDECSMIGKQLWRWIEDVANQSSTWTKIKIILMGDPAQLNPVNEGKSPSFQVPDKAVLTQVVRQGSGSPLLEFVTASRYAVTKSKFPFEPYAKYLPDKSNGALMVKRQTLLRYACKKMKREFAQNPDCFRILSWTNTQVDFYNQQIRTHLYGENLNRFIPGERLITRDPVMAPDGKTTILSTSTEFTVLDVFGDRYNNYDTWRLKVETDEGIVRQIYVLHEDEQKQFDQETKRLLKSAKRNPFLWKQYYKHSEQFANIRNCFALTVHNSQGSTFLEAGIDGKDLSKRLYPERGDDSKAVLAKIREFNRLYYVSSSRARQRILVIR, encoded by the coding sequence ATGTTCCTCAAACCAGAAGGAGTATTGTTTTTCGGAGAAGTAAAACCAACAGCTATCGCTGCATTGAGTGGATCAATTAATGGAATTAGCGAAGCGATGATGATCCAAACACTTCCTACTTTCGCTGCAACAAGTTCTTTTCCATTTCAACTCACCCAACAGCAGCAAAAAGCTTTAGATGCAATGTGGACATTTATACAGCCAACTGTGATGGCTGCTTTATTTCTGCTGGTTGGCTATGCGGGAACCGGCAAGTCAACTATTGTATTCCAACTAGTTAAAGTTCTTGTCGCTGCGGGTAAGCGAGTTGTACTGACTGCACCCACTAATAAAGCTGTAGGTGTGCTGCAACGCATGGCGGCAGAAAATGGCGTAACTGGGGTAGAATTCTTCACCATTCACCAGTTGTTAGGACTGGGTATGGTAACTAGAGGTAAAGAGAAAGTACTTGACCAAACTGGGCCTTCTTATATCAATCTATTTGATGTTGTCTTTATTGATGAATGTTCCATGATTGGCAAACAACTCTGGCGCTGGATTGAGGATGTTGCTAACCAATCATCCACCTGGACAAAAATCAAAATTATTCTCATGGGCGACCCAGCACAGTTAAATCCAGTTAATGAAGGAAAATCTCCTAGTTTTCAAGTGCCAGATAAAGCAGTTTTGACTCAAGTTGTGCGTCAGGGAAGTGGGAGTCCCTTGCTAGAGTTTGTCACTGCTTCTCGCTATGCAGTTACCAAGAGCAAGTTTCCTTTTGAGCCTTATGCCAAATATCTGCCTGATAAAAGTAATGGGGCGCTGATGGTTAAACGTCAAACTTTGCTGCGCTATGCCTGCAAAAAGATGAAGAGAGAATTTGCTCAAAACCCAGATTGTTTCCGAATTTTGTCCTGGACTAATACTCAAGTTGACTTTTACAATCAGCAGATTCGCACACATTTATATGGTGAAAATCTCAATCGCTTTATTCCTGGAGAAAGATTAATCACCAGAGATCCTGTGATGGCTCCTGATGGTAAAACTACGATTCTTTCTACATCTACAGAGTTTACTGTTTTAGATGTCTTTGGGGATCGTTACAACAACTATGATACTTGGAGGTTAAAGGTAGAGACAGATGAAGGGATTGTGCGTCAAATCTATGTTCTGCATGAAGATGAGCAAAAACAATTTGACCAAGAAACCAAACGCTTACTCAAAAGTGCCAAGCGTAATCCCTTTCTGTGGAAGCAGTACTACAAACATTCAGAGCAGTTTGCCAACATTAGAAACTGCTTTGCATTAACTGTTCACAATAGCCAAGGTAGCACTTTCTTAGAAGCGGGTATTGATGGTAAAGATTTGAGTAAGCGACTTTATCCAGAACGAGGAGATGACAGTAAGGCAGTCCTGGCAAAGATTAGAGAGTTTAATCGTTTGTACTATGTTTCTAGCTCACGGGCTAGACAACGGATATTAGTTATTCGGTAA
- a CDS encoding ATP-binding protein, with the protein MLFIKQKYLPYRIAFFSVGVTLLVKLGLEHLTGITNSFSLWLIAIAISTWYGSIISGLTSVFLAALASHYFFTNPSSTLDSLEFVLFVIEGLLISALTANFQSSKQQSDTDKTEAQINLKDLLQSQRSLRQGEELYRTLTQNLPNGVVFLFDRDMRFMGAEGTELQIFGLPKEEFQGKTLHETVLPETYELIEPAYRSTLQGTPMCIEIPYNNQVYLVQTFPVKDENSKIMTGLAIFQNVTNRKQAEAKIIKLNQALNRRVKELQTLLEVIPTGIGIAEDPECRTIRVNPALAKLLGIPVEANASLSAPNDERPTNFKVYQSGRELAPEELAMQYATTHGVEILDSEIEVVRDDGMRINLSQYAAPLFDEDGKVRGCVSVFLDITQRNQAERKLQAARDQLQTVLEAVPGIVSWVSSDLCYLGVNKHLADSFNLSPEAFVGQDIGFLASGNGFREFVQNFFAGNQSEALYELKSISADRSYLIVAQKYDQNKAAFLIGIDITEQKRVEEELRQKTEELAEINRVKDEFVAVLSHELRTPMHNLHGWAQLLLTESEMDEALKIEGLETIERNARLQVRLIDDLLDLARMQKGEMNLEIEPVDLASVIRSAADTIRLSAETKGIQIQLHLDAVSNVLGDAIRLQQVVWNLLSNAIKFSSKNESVEVRLEQVESQAQITVIDRGRGIEAEFIPFVFERFSQRDASTTRSAGGLGLGLAIALTIVELHNGNITAASAGFGKGSTFTVRLPIVTMTTQLSNDELVVGELLHGNKEIAQLQNLCILVVDDDADARILMQTVLQSAGADVLVAASVKEALALLEQRRRSPTQASPALLISDISMPDEDGFTLIRQVRSHTIEQGGQIPAIALTAFAEAKNEQRILKAGFQLFISKPIEPMELVDKIIKVLKT; encoded by the coding sequence ATGTTATTTATCAAACAAAAATACCTGCCCTACAGGATTGCATTTTTCAGTGTGGGAGTAACCTTGCTAGTAAAGCTGGGACTAGAGCATCTAACCGGAATTACAAATTCTTTCAGCTTGTGGCTGATTGCGATCGCTATAAGTACTTGGTACGGTAGCATCATTTCAGGATTGACATCAGTGTTTTTGGCTGCTTTAGCTAGTCATTACTTTTTTACAAATCCATCTTCTACTCTCGATAGTCTGGAATTTGTATTATTTGTTATCGAGGGTCTATTAATCAGTGCGCTAACTGCTAACTTTCAGTCAAGTAAACAGCAGTCAGATACTGATAAAACAGAAGCCCAAATCAATCTAAAAGATTTATTACAGAGTCAGCGTTCACTTCGCCAAGGTGAAGAACTATACCGAACATTAACCCAAAATCTACCCAATGGAGTAGTTTTTCTCTTTGATCGAGATATGCGCTTTATGGGTGCTGAGGGTACAGAACTGCAAATCTTTGGTTTACCAAAAGAAGAGTTCCAAGGTAAAACGCTGCACGAAACTGTTCTCCCTGAGACTTACGAACTGATAGAACCAGCTTACCGTAGTACCTTACAGGGTACTCCAATGTGTATTGAAATTCCTTATAACAATCAAGTTTATCTAGTACAAACTTTTCCAGTCAAAGATGAAAATAGCAAAATTATGACTGGCTTGGCAATCTTCCAAAACGTCACGAACCGCAAACAAGCAGAAGCAAAAATTATCAAGTTAAACCAAGCTTTAAATCGACGAGTTAAAGAACTACAAACTTTGTTAGAGGTGATTCCAACTGGCATTGGCATTGCAGAAGATCCAGAATGCCGAACTATTAGAGTTAATCCGGCTCTTGCCAAACTGCTTGGCATACCTGTTGAGGCAAATGCCTCTCTCAGCGCTCCTAATGATGAACGTCCAACTAACTTTAAAGTTTACCAGTCAGGCAGAGAACTAGCTCCAGAAGAACTAGCTATGCAATATGCTACCACTCATGGTGTGGAAATACTGGATTCTGAGATTGAGGTGGTTCGTGATGATGGTATGAGAATAAATCTGTCGCAGTATGCTGCCCCTTTATTTGATGAAGATGGAAAAGTGCGGGGGTGTGTAAGTGTATTTCTAGATATTACCCAGCGCAACCAAGCAGAAAGAAAATTGCAAGCTGCTAGAGATCAGTTGCAGACTGTACTGGAGGCTGTACCTGGAATTGTATCTTGGGTTAGTTCCGATTTGTGCTATCTAGGTGTCAACAAGCACTTAGCTGATAGTTTTAATTTGTCTCCTGAAGCTTTTGTTGGTCAGGATATTGGTTTTTTAGCTAGTGGTAATGGGTTTCGTGAGTTCGTGCAAAATTTCTTTGCTGGAAATCAATCTGAAGCATTATATGAGTTGAAATCCATAAGCGCAGATCGTAGTTATTTAATTGTGGCTCAAAAATATGACCAGAACAAAGCCGCATTTTTAATTGGCATTGATATCACAGAACAAAAGCGTGTAGAGGAAGAACTGAGACAAAAGACTGAGGAACTGGCAGAAATAAATCGAGTAAAGGATGAATTCGTTGCTGTCTTGTCTCATGAGTTACGTACTCCCATGCATAATCTCCACGGCTGGGCGCAACTATTGCTAACTGAATCTGAGATGGATGAAGCACTGAAAATTGAGGGACTGGAAACGATTGAGCGGAATGCCCGTCTACAAGTTCGCTTAATTGACGATTTGTTGGATCTGGCTAGGATGCAGAAGGGCGAGATGAATTTGGAAATCGAACCTGTTGACCTAGCAAGTGTAATTCGGTCAGCAGCAGATACTATTCGATTGTCAGCCGAAACAAAGGGCATTCAAATTCAGTTACATCTTGATGCTGTGTCCAACGTTTTAGGTGATGCCATTCGTTTACAACAAGTGGTTTGGAATTTACTTTCAAATGCAATCAAGTTTAGTTCCAAGAATGAAAGTGTAGAGGTCAGGTTGGAACAAGTTGAGTCTCAGGCTCAGATTACTGTTATTGATCGAGGGAGGGGCATAGAAGCAGAATTTATACCATTCGTCTTTGAGCGGTTTAGTCAGCGTGATGCTTCCACTACTCGTTCTGCTGGTGGATTAGGGTTAGGACTTGCGATCGCTCTCACAATTGTAGAACTCCACAATGGCAATATCACAGCAGCCAGTGCGGGATTCGGCAAGGGTTCGACATTCACGGTGAGACTACCTATCGTAACAATGACAACACAGTTGAGTAATGATGAACTAGTAGTAGGAGAATTGCTGCATGGGAATAAGGAAATTGCCCAATTGCAGAACTTGTGCATTCTAGTTGTGGATGATGATGCAGATGCTCGGATATTAATGCAGACTGTTCTTCAGAGCGCCGGGGCTGATGTATTAGTGGCAGCATCAGTAAAAGAAGCATTGGCACTTTTAGAACAGCGTAGGCGTAGCCCAACCCAGGCATCGCCTGCTCTACTGATTAGTGATATTAGTATGCCAGATGAGGATGGCTTTACCTTAATTCGTCAGGTTCGCTCCCACACTATAGAGCAAGGGGGACAAATTCCAGCGATCGCTCTCACCGCTTTTGCTGAAGCCAAAAATGAGCAGCGTATTTTAAAAGCAGGGTTTCAACTTTTTATTAGCAAGCCAATTGAGCCAATGGAACTCGTGGACAAGATAATCAAGGTATTAAAAACTTGA
- a CDS encoding RNA-guided endonuclease InsQ/TnpB family protein, with protein MRQVEKHIIKERHEWFDYCTDITTISRQLYNTAQFTQRQGFFYAWGTQTQASLDSLFKQNENYKSMPAKVAQLVLKQNADAWLAYYKGLSAYKLDSTKFTGRPKPPSYVDDKNLVKFNNQAIGKREFSKGSVVPSMSPIRIPVKPGLKFDDLCEVRIIPKTGCYVVEVVYEIPKPCEFNCRLNPEVNAAIDIGLDNLATIVFNDLTIQPIIVNGKPLKSANQFYNKQVAKFRGILAKGKGKSKRIANIVRNRNQFVDSYLHQATKMIVDEFKSVGVTHVSIGKNEQWKTRLNLGKRTNQNFTQIPHAKFILMLTYKLERVGITVKVAEESYTSKSSAIDWDIIPTYQPNKKIKHIFSGRRVERAWYVSSSGLKIHADVNASFNIGRKSNPEGFDCIKSILRDRGCLVVHPRRITPLFKRVHAESRVASNRVA; from the coding sequence ATGCGTCAAGTAGAAAAGCACATAATCAAAGAACGACATGAATGGTTTGATTACTGCACTGATATAACTACTATTTCCCGACAGCTTTACAACACTGCTCAATTCACCCAACGTCAAGGTTTTTTCTACGCCTGGGGGACTCAAACACAAGCAAGCTTAGACAGTTTATTTAAACAAAACGAGAACTATAAATCAATGCCTGCCAAAGTAGCCCAACTCGTTTTGAAACAGAATGCAGATGCGTGGCTCGCTTACTACAAGGGATTATCAGCCTATAAACTTGATTCAACTAAGTTCACAGGTAGACCAAAGCCACCCAGTTATGTTGACGACAAAAACCTAGTTAAATTCAATAATCAAGCCATTGGTAAAAGAGAATTTAGCAAGGGTTCTGTGGTTCCTTCGATGTCGCCAATCAGAATTCCGGTAAAACCTGGACTCAAGTTTGATGACTTATGCGAAGTACGAATTATCCCAAAAACCGGATGCTATGTTGTCGAGGTAGTCTATGAAATTCCTAAACCTTGTGAATTCAATTGTCGTTTGAATCCTGAAGTGAATGCGGCGATAGACATTGGTTTAGATAATCTAGCAACAATTGTTTTTAACGACTTAACAATACAGCCGATTATTGTAAATGGTAAACCATTGAAATCAGCAAACCAGTTTTACAATAAGCAGGTTGCCAAGTTTCGAGGAATTCTTGCCAAGGGTAAAGGCAAATCAAAGCGAATTGCAAACATCGTTCGTAATCGGAATCAATTTGTAGATTCATATTTACATCAAGCCACAAAAATGATTGTGGATGAGTTCAAGTCTGTTGGCGTAACCCACGTATCTATAGGAAAAAATGAACAATGGAAAACACGTCTTAATTTAGGTAAGCGCACAAACCAAAACTTTACTCAAATACCACACGCCAAATTTATCCTGATGCTGACTTACAAATTAGAAAGAGTCGGTATCACCGTCAAGGTTGCAGAAGAAAGCTACACCAGCAAGAGTTCTGCCATTGATTGGGACATCATCCCAACTTATCAACCTAACAAGAAGATAAAACATATATTCTCAGGAAGACGTGTCGAACGTGCGTGGTATGTTAGCTCATCTGGTTTGAAGATTCATGCCGACGTGAACGCCTCTTTCAACATCGGCAGAAAAAGTAATCCTGAAGGTTTCGACTGTATCAAGTCTATTCTAAGGGATAGGGGATGTCTGGTAGTACATCCAAGGCGGATAACTCCACTATTTAAGCGTGTCCATGCTGAAAGTAGAGTCGCTTCAAACCGAGTTGCATAA
- a CDS encoding AAA family ATPase yields the protein MLTEFTLASFKSYSTSRLPLGSLTVLIGANAVGKSNALEGLRFLSWLAQGQKLSSIQYAVNSAERVVRGRVNDLCHRGESNFTIGCRLDYPDWNQLDITLNVRDGELHISSERIVGSTSQVPLYDLDQPSQGVGTDVGVAYNNFTRGKNKPRVTCSDQMAIFVQLDTPAHFDPKYPISQKIIPDTVREYQRILKNILFLDPVPARMREYSFKSDKRLQEDGTNLSSVLYRLWENQAENQQAILNFIQSLPEQAIDGLDFLFGPRDEVMVRLAETFGNTRRYCEAALLSDGTLRVLAIAAAMLSAPVGSLVVIEKIDNGVHPNRAQHLLASIRDIAERRKLRVLLSTHNPALMDALPDAALGDVVFCFRDPESGDSRLVRLGDMYDFPSLISQGPLGQLVTAGVVDRFVKSPHTPEDRKQQAMEWLSRLQEYSNE from the coding sequence ATGCTGACAGAATTTACCCTCGCCAGCTTCAAAAGCTACAGTACAAGCCGATTGCCCCTTGGGTCGCTGACAGTACTAATCGGAGCCAATGCCGTAGGCAAAAGTAACGCCCTTGAAGGTTTGCGCTTTCTGTCATGGCTAGCACAAGGACAAAAACTTTCTAGCATTCAATATGCAGTAAATAGTGCAGAGCGCGTTGTACGCGGTCGAGTAAATGACTTGTGCCATCGGGGAGAGTCAAATTTTACCATTGGTTGCCGTTTAGACTACCCAGACTGGAACCAACTCGATATAACCCTGAATGTGCGTGACGGAGAACTGCACATCAGTAGTGAGCGAATCGTTGGCTCGACAAGTCAAGTCCCGCTATATGACCTAGATCAGCCTTCTCAAGGAGTAGGGACTGATGTTGGTGTCGCATATAACAACTTTACAAGGGGGAAGAACAAGCCACGAGTAACGTGCAGCGATCAGATGGCTATATTCGTGCAATTAGACACCCCTGCCCATTTTGATCCAAAGTACCCCATATCCCAAAAGATAATTCCTGATACCGTCCGCGAATATCAACGAATTTTAAAGAACATCCTGTTTCTAGATCCCGTTCCCGCGAGAATGCGCGAGTACAGCTTCAAATCTGATAAGCGATTACAAGAAGATGGTACCAATCTTTCCAGCGTCCTGTATCGCTTGTGGGAGAACCAAGCTGAAAATCAACAGGCAATTCTCAACTTTATCCAGAGTCTACCAGAACAGGCTATAGATGGGCTAGATTTCCTTTTCGGCCCACGGGATGAAGTCATGGTGCGACTAGCAGAAACCTTTGGCAATACCCGTCGCTATTGTGAGGCGGCATTGTTATCCGATGGTACTTTGCGGGTGTTAGCGATCGCGGCTGCTATGCTATCGGCACCCGTTGGTAGTTTAGTCGTCATCGAGAAAATCGACAACGGCGTTCATCCCAACCGCGCCCAGCATCTACTCGCCAGCATCCGGGATATTGCCGAGCGGCGGAAATTGCGGGTGCTGCTTTCTACCCACAACCCAGCCCTAATGGATGCCTTACCCGATGCGGCTCTCGGTGATGTAGTGTTTTGTTTCCGAGATCCAGAGTCAGGAGATAGCCGCCTTGTACGGCTTGGGGATATGTACGATTTCCCAAGTCTGATATCTCAGGGGCCGCTCGGTCAACTGGTAACTGCTGGGGTAGTGGATCGGTTTGTCAAGTCGCCGCACACACCAGAAGATAGAAAACAGCAAGCTATGGAATGGCTGTCTCGTTTGCAGGAGTACAGCAATGAGTAG
- a CDS encoding type II toxin-antitoxin system VapC family toxin — MSSICLIDTSIFLEILNVPNYNQHRASVLEDFQTYAQSGCTFLLPMATILETGNHIAQNGDGTMRRKTALRFVKEVKEAFTGVAPWRPTTFPNTAEILEWIDDFPDLAGRNKAPNKQEGTSFGDFSIIQEFHKSCNLFQMSEVFIWSLDSDLQNYHQRGK, encoded by the coding sequence ATGAGTAGTATCTGCCTAATAGATACCAGCATATTCCTCGAAATACTGAACGTTCCCAACTATAATCAGCATAGAGCATCAGTTCTCGAAGATTTTCAGACCTATGCTCAATCTGGCTGTACTTTTTTGTTGCCTATGGCGACGATACTTGAAACAGGCAACCACATTGCCCAGAACGGCGATGGCACAATGCGAAGGAAAACTGCCCTACGTTTTGTTAAAGAAGTTAAAGAGGCATTCACAGGCGTAGCTCCCTGGAGACCTACTACATTCCCGAACACCGCAGAGATATTGGAGTGGATTGACGACTTCCCCGATCTGGCTGGCAGAAACAAAGCTCCTAATAAGCAAGAAGGAACCAGTTTTGGTGATTTTAGCATCATTCAGGAATTTCATAAGTCCTGTAATCTCTTTCAAATGAGTGAAGTGTTTATCTGGTCATTAGACAGCGATTTACAGAATTATCACCAAAGGGGAAAATGA
- a CDS encoding TrbI/VirB10 family protein, whose amino-acid sequence MRYISPNPVSYQASTPIRQPESNVDPFQQWSQLASLGQSQIGNSKVAETQSEVAVNTQTPTDLKPTARASISTPEDPGIQTVLIGSKSTDSKTDNLTPGMVGILNRTPVAPANLNADETKEVALGTSAPGRIIMPMIWDQGGNNKSDRFAIELTKPLTATDGTVALPAGTVLVTKTVAVGKKNNLVSASAIALIYPDSQGTVKQETIPAETLLIRGRGQQPLIAKKLNDVGTDIAQQDLLVGLLTSLGKVGSIVNQPRTQSSTVVSSGTFNQSTITSNSNPQIWAAALEGFFSPVSERLSRRSDQAVQELLQRPNIQFLPEGTEVSVVVNSFLKVER is encoded by the coding sequence GTGCGGTATATTTCTCCAAATCCTGTCAGTTATCAAGCTTCAACACCAATACGACAGCCTGAAAGTAATGTCGATCCTTTCCAGCAGTGGAGCCAACTAGCTAGCTTGGGACAGTCGCAAATCGGTAACTCTAAAGTAGCTGAAACTCAGTCAGAAGTTGCTGTGAACACTCAAACTCCAACAGACTTGAAACCAACAGCTAGGGCATCCATTTCCACTCCCGAAGACCCTGGTATTCAAACAGTTTTAATTGGCTCCAAAAGCACTGATAGTAAAACTGATAACTTGACTCCAGGAATGGTAGGTATCCTCAACCGCACCCCTGTAGCTCCAGCCAATCTCAATGCAGATGAAACTAAAGAGGTAGCACTAGGTACATCTGCCCCAGGTAGAATTATCATGCCGATGATTTGGGATCAGGGAGGGAATAATAAGAGCGATCGCTTTGCTATCGAGTTAACCAAACCTCTCACAGCTACAGATGGCACGGTGGCACTCCCGGCTGGTACTGTTTTAGTAACGAAAACAGTGGCAGTAGGTAAAAAGAATAACTTAGTATCTGCAAGTGCGATCGCGCTTATTTACCCTGACTCCCAAGGCACAGTCAAACAGGAAACTATTCCGGCTGAAACTCTGTTAATTCGCGGTCGAGGACAGCAACCGTTAATTGCTAAAAAGCTGAATGATGTGGGGACAGATATTGCCCAACAAGATTTATTAGTTGGATTACTCACTAGTTTGGGTAAAGTGGGAAGCATAGTGAATCAGCCCCGCACTCAATCTAGCACTGTTGTTTCTAGTGGCACTTTTAACCAAAGTACTATTACTAGTAACTCTAATCCTCAGATTTGGGCGGCGGCGCTAGAAGGCTTTTTTAGTCCAGTCAGTGAACGTCTGTCTAGACGCTCTGACCAAGCAGTACAGGAATTACTACAACGTCCAAATATCCAGTTTTTACCTGAAGGTACAGAAGTCTCGGTTGTCGTCAATAGTTTTTTGAAAGTTGAACGATGA
- a CDS encoding helix-turn-helix domain-containing protein: MAKKYIVDLNEDEVSQLQAIIKKGKHKARTITRANILLMATDRERDQAIASIVRAHVATVQRIREKFVIGGLDFALKDEVHPPKPKKLDEKQEAFLIATACSKPPEGRVRWTMQLLADHLVNLGIIDSISDETIRQTLKKTKLNRG; this comes from the coding sequence ATGGCCAAAAAGTACATTGTTGACTTGAATGAAGATGAAGTTTCTCAGCTACAGGCAATAATTAAAAAAGGTAAGCACAAAGCAAGAACTATAACCCGTGCAAACATTCTTCTGATGGCAACTGATAGAGAAAGGGATCAAGCGATCGCTAGCATAGTTAGAGCGCATGTTGCAACAGTGCAACGAATACGAGAAAAATTTGTCATTGGTGGGTTAGATTTTGCTTTAAAGGATGAAGTTCATCCACCAAAACCTAAAAAATTAGATGAAAAGCAAGAAGCATTTTTGATTGCAACGGCTTGTTCTAAGCCGCCAGAAGGGAGAGTGCGTTGGACAATGCAATTATTAGCGGATCACTTAGTAAACCTTGGGATAATAGATTCAATTTCCGACGAAACAATACGTCAAACTCTAAAAAAAACGAAATTAAACCGTGGTTAA
- a CDS encoding Rpn family recombination-promoting nuclease/putative transposase, which translates to MIDHDRLFKELISTFFVEFLDLFLPQVASQIDRDSIQFLPQDVFTDVTSGEKKEIDLLAQVRYQQQEIYFLIHVENQSYTESEFAKRMFKYFARLHEKYDLPIYPVVIFSFDEPKRAEPQNYRVTFPDLKVLEFQFAAIQLNRLSWRDFLTQHNPVAAALMAKMNIAVSERPQVKAECLRLLTTLRLDPARMQLISGFVDVYLELNAAEEEVFQAVVDTMGLTEQEVYMEIVTSWERKAIQVERRATITKILKLRFGDIDASLEGIIPALLQLSPDEYMDSLLQADREELLSRFQG; encoded by the coding sequence ATGATTGACCATGACAGGCTTTTCAAAGAATTAATATCTACATTCTTTGTTGAGTTTCTCGATTTATTCCTGCCTCAAGTAGCCAGCCAAATAGACCGCGATTCCATCCAGTTTTTACCCCAAGATGTATTTACTGATGTCACATCTGGGGAAAAGAAAGAAATTGATTTGCTGGCACAGGTGCGTTATCAGCAGCAGGAGATTTACTTTCTAATTCATGTTGAAAATCAGTCTTACACTGAATCAGAATTTGCCAAGCGGATGTTTAAGTATTTTGCACGCTTGCATGAAAAATATGATTTACCAATTTATCCAGTTGTGATTTTCTCCTTCGACGAACCAAAACGTGCCGAACCTCAAAATTATCGTGTCACGTTTCCCGATTTAAAGGTGCTGGAATTTCAGTTTGCAGCAATTCAATTAAATCGCCTAAGTTGGCGGGATTTTTTAACGCAGCACAATCCAGTGGCGGCGGCGTTGATGGCTAAGATGAATATTGCGGTGTCAGAACGTCCGCAGGTGAAGGCGGAATGTTTGCGGTTGCTGACAACTTTAAGGTTAGACCCAGCGCGGATGCAATTAATTTCTGGATTTGTAGATGTGTACTTGGAACTGAATGCAGCAGAAGAAGAAGTCTTTCAAGCTGTGGTCGATACAATGGGATTAACTGAGCAGGAGGTATATATGGAAATTGTCACCAGTTGGGAACGGAAAGCAATACAGGTGGAACGACGGGCAACTATTACTAAGATTTTAAAGCTGCGCTTTGGGGACATTGATGCTTCTTTAGAAGGCATTATTCCCGCTTTGTTACAATTGTCCCCCGACGAATATATGGATTCACTCTTGCAAGCTGACCGTGAGGAGTTATTATCGCGGTTTCAAGGGTAA